The Plasmodium coatneyi strain Hackeri chromosome 11, complete sequence DNA segment GTacttttttagaaaaaatatcgaAATAGTATTAACAGGAAGAGGCAAAAATGAGTACCCCTTGCTGAATGGtgtgaagaaggaggaagtgcACAGTAGTGGTACCCTCCAATCCGATGTGCACTTCCTCAAGTGCTGCATTTATTACTTAAAAAGGCTTTTCATGTCCATCGAAAATTTCGATAACGAAACGCTGTTTGATAGTGCTTACTGGGACTATTTGCAGATACCTTTGCAACCATTGAAGGATAATTTACCCTCCCAAACGTATGAAATTTTCGAAAAGGACAGAACCAAGTATGAGCAGTATGAACTAGCCATTAGCAAGTACCTGTCCGTGGAattacaaaaagggggaaataacaATGTGAAGGGAAGAGACAGAGATATCATCATCTTTGTGGTGGGCGCAGGAAGAGGACCACTAGTGGACTGTACCCTGCAAGCCttagaaaagaataaaatcaGCATGTATCAAATTTAcgcaatagaaaaaaatgatagtGCCATTTTGGTGTTGCAAAATAGGGCAACTACCAACCCGAAGTGGAAACAAGTTAACGTAATACATAGCGACATGAGGTACCTCcaaatagagaaaaaggCAGATTTAATTGTAAGTGAATTGTTAGGCTCCTTTGGAGATAACGAATTATTTCCAGAATGCTTAGATGGAATACAAAAGTATCTCCAAGACGATGGGGTGAGCATTCCGCAAAATTGTGTATCCTACATGGAGCCCATTTCTTGCGCACAAATTTACCACAAAATAGGACAAAATAATTTCACAGGATATAATGAAATATTCTACATTGTAAATATGTACTCCTACTGCAAAATTTCGGATGGTGAACCGGCTGAATGTTTCACTTTCCAAGTCCCCAACGAAAAAATCCAAAAGGATAACTCACACAATAATCGTTACAAACGTTTAAACTTTACCATTAATATGAACTCTTACTTGCATGGATTTTTATGCTATTTTAAAAGCCAGCTTTATGAGGATGTCTACTTGTCCATCGAACCTAATACACATACGAAGAATTTACACAGCTGGTACCCTTTATATATCCccataaataaaattttatttttagaacAAGGCCAGACGTTGTCTGTAAGTATCTGGCGCTTGACGGATAGCCACAAAATTTGGTACGAATGGTGTGTTAACGGACCGCAGTCAACCTGCATTCACAACTACAATGCGAAGCACTTTTCTATTGGTCGATGAGAGCAGCAGTGATAACCTTTTGGCACCATTCTGTGGCGACAGCTTCCACGGGGAAAAACCTCGTAAGCTTCACCTTTTTACAGTATTTTCCTGGACTTAAATTTGCTTTCCTCTCCCAGTGTGTTGGCACCTGGAACAAGCTTAACCAGTTTGCCTATCCCTAATGGAGTACCTCAAATTGGGGCACATCAACAGATGTATATCCCTTACTAATTAATCTGTCACTCTGATCACATTgaggtgaattttttttttttttttttgttactttgTGGGGGATGACCTAAGCACGTGCAAGAGGTTCCCAAGAAGCATTTTTATACAGCCCCTTTGCAGCAGCATGTGCACAATGCTTCCTTCACATGTTATGAATTTACCCATGCCATGGGGTTTGCATATGTACACGCCAAAaggtgcacacatatatagtcCATAGAACACCACATCCGAAGTGTTCGCTTTGCGGTGCCCCCTCCCCCAATTTCTCCTTGTTTGATgtgatgttcttttttattttttccttccaccttttcaAGTGTTTGTCATCGCGCATACGCCATACTGCTGAAACTAACCACGTACGTGTACCAACACGCAGTGGTACATTTGTGAATATCTATTCCCACCTATCGCGTGGAAGCTAACACCCTTGCGTTAACCCTAACAATGAACACGTAACGACAGGAAATCCTTATGTTCCCCctatatatttcttcgtgCTTAGCACATTATCACTTCCGTTCGGAGTGTGTTCgcccttcccttttgcatttttccaaCGTGGGAGGGGTTCATGCTGGCACTTTGGTGCACATGCATAAATAATACGACCTACCGTTTAAAAGATAGAAATTGTGAAATCGCAAAATAATGAATAAGtattatttccccttttccgaAGAACAAACTTGCCACATATAGGAGAAATAATAGCgtcataaaaatatagaacGGATAAACAGTTTGTTGCACCCGGGGTAAAAAAACGGTGCAGTAGGTTTTATAAGATTGttgcaaaaatatgtgcaaattcaaagaagaaaaaaaatttaatggaTGCACTCAACTTTATCCTGTTATAACAACACATATGATACGACCTTCCCATTTGTGCACTCCAGCACTTGTATCGTTAACATACATtttgctcaattttttttttttttttttttttttaatctacTGATTAATGCTTGCCCCGTATTTCGAATATATGATTTTACCACGTACAACTTTATGGAATACAACATTTGTTGAATACGATTTATGTGACATACGAACTGATGACGCACGAATTAATGATGTACAACTaataacatatttttaatagaTAAATAATTCATTCCTCCCTATTTGTcacttttcccatttgtcgtttttttaaatttgcttGTTCTCCGATTTACCGATCTTCCATGCTGTAGCCGCCGCGGGAACGTTTTCTCCTGCCTCCGTTTAAGTCAAGCTGTGTTTACAAAGCTGCGTACCGCataattaaaagaaaaggaaacaaaagaGTTGCAAAGGAACTGCAAAAGGAATTCCAGTGTagcttcaaaaaaaaaaaagccccACAATAAATGGCAACGTGATTAGCGCTAATGAACGCATTaccaaagaagaaaaaggaaggtttataTTAacctatacatatgtatgtatgtgcgtaTGTTATACACGTATTACCAACACAATAATGTTTGTTCGCCGAACATTGACCGCGCATAGTATGcatctacatatatgtatgtattaatTTACATAGCCTTGAagtacacagaaaaaaagtgtagtAGCGCAAAACGAGTttagttaaaaaaaaaaacattaaccGTTATGTATGTTGCCTGCCCGTAAATAATCTCTCCTTCAAGGGTGTCCcccaatatatatttactgaTAATTTAAAGCTTcgaaagtttttttttttttttggtggtACCTTCTtattcttcaattttttgtacttttaaaaataaattatagtATATTACATGTTAGATTTGTTAAGAGCTGAGAGAGAACCACGACAATGGTAGGAACGACAATCATAGCGACGGCTGCAACGGCGGAGCGCGCACTTCGTGCTGCGTCCTATCCAATTGTGGCATAAatcaaacgaaaaaaatgcagcacATGTTGCATAGctaaatatgtgcatagaCGGTCTACCCAACCGAGGAGATGTCCACACAAAATCGTTAGACCCTTATAGCTGCTCACATTTGTattgcctttttcccctttaccTTCACCTCCTGCAGGAAAACCAAATGAACTGGAATAACAACTTTCCATCTAACAGCATATTTGTCTATAATTTTCCGAATGAATGGACCGAAAATGACATACAAAACGTAAGAGGCAGAAATGGAATAAACCAAGTGGGCTGCCGCGCTCATAAGTTGTGGACTCATTAGGTACACTGTTATATGTGTCACCGTACGCGCAGGATTATTAGTACATGTGCGTTTTCCCCAAACCTTCCCCTTAGAACTTTATGATTTTCGGAACTATAAACAATGTCATAATAGACAAGGACATAAACATGTACGCCTACATCCAATTTCACGACGAAGAGGCGTGTCAAAAGGCTATAGAAGTCATGaatgggaaggaagtaagCGGAAAGGTTCTGAAAGTCACTAACAGAA contains these protein-coding regions:
- a CDS encoding Protein arginine N-methyltransferase; translated protein: MPLKNKYGVLKIGIEYDYSGGDCHEIDELSPDFLVTKLFRGNQAHGKLLSHSNYAASPCGSLNTYKVDPLFGHKFEDNDIWKQNIYGVTSEWIDPDNESEHLSAYSLDALNKEMQWASYISISHLIVNPPSYRKCDNYARCINANIHNYNGVSIIVKVPLAIRVEREALEDSPRGGGGASSYQTLNGWNLWANFTPYCNDNFSNLSVGIELVNPQNVDIKGMNLDVWKSEPVKLILIPLNVFAIDSKTGYPYLPKKLKDLLVYFFRKNIEIVLTGRGKNEYPLLNGVKKEEVHSSGTLQSDVHFLKCCIYYLKRLFMSIENFDNETLFDSAYWDYLQIPLQPLKDNLPSQTYEIFEKDRTKYEQYELAISKYLSVELQKGGNNNVKGRDRDIIIFVVGAGRGPLVDCTLQALEKNKISMYQIYAIEKNDSAILVLQNRATTNPKWKQVNVIHSDMRYLQIEKKADLIVSELLGSFGDNELFPECLDGIQKYLQDDGVSIPQNCVSYMEPISCAQIYHKIGQNNFTGYNEIFYIVNMYSYCKISDGEPAECFTFQVPNEKIQKDNSHNNRYKRLNFTINMNSYLHGFLCYFKSQLYEDVYLSIEPNTHTKNLHSWYPLYIPINKILFLEQGQTLSVSIWRLTDSHKIWYEWCVNGPQSTCIHNYNAKHFSIGR